The DNA region CCGGCGGGTATAAAATCAAAATGTTGCAGACGTTTGGCCGCCGCGATTAAGACAGATTTGGTAGTGTTTGAGGCAGATTGGTCTAATTCTTGCAATAAAGTAGCCGCAATTTTAGTAGGAATGTAAGGAGACAATAATTTAGAAAATAAAACATTCTTTTGTTTATGATCTTGCAAAAAAGTACACACATCAATACGAGGAACAAAATTGATAGAGAGTTTTTTCCCTTCTTCCCAATATAAAGAGGTTTGCAATACGGCCGGTCCACTAATTCCCTGATGGGTAAACAGCAGATTACCCTGTTCTATATGTTTATCCAATGTGATTTTGACAGATAAAGAATTACCCGTTAGCTCACGGAAAATAGGGCGCCAAGTTGTATCGGCACGCAAACCTACCAGCGCCGGACGCGGTGACACGGTTTGTAAATCAAGTTGCGGAGCTATTTTCCAAGCCAGCGAAGTAGCTCCTAATTGAGGATAAGACATTCCCCCACAAGCTAAAACTACATGTCGGGCATATATTTTTCCATTGGAGGTAAGCAGACAAAATTGTTCTGGTTCTGCTAGAATTTGTAACACTTGTGTATTGAACAAAAAAGAGGTGTGGTTGGCCTTCGCTCGTCGTAACAGCCACGCTGTAACTTCTGTCGCGCGCTGGGTAACAATGCGACCGTCTTCCTTTTCTATATAAGGGATGTTATTCTGTTGTAATAGTGCTAATAATTTGTCGGGTGGAAAAGCGGCCAATGCGTGGTGACAAAAATGTTTATGTTTGCTGTAATAATCCTGCGCAGAAATTTGTCGGTGGGTGATATTGCATTTGCCTCCACCGGTAATGGATAATTTGCGTCCGGCACGAGGATTGTGTTCTATGACTAGCTTGGGAGACGAAAAAGATCCCGCGCAAAATAAGCCGGAAGCTCCTGCACCTATGATTACAGTATGCCATGTAGATGAATGTGGATTTTGTGCCATGTAGCTAGTATAACAAAATTTTTAATGCACAAGACAGGTTTCAAATGCTATACTGTAGACAAGATTTTTAAACCAGTTGTTTAAGGAGATAATATGGAACTCAAAGGTTCTAAGACGGAAAAAAACTTGATGACGGCATTCGCTGGCGAATCTCAGGCGCGCAATAAATATACCTATTATGCGTCTAAGGCTAAAAAAGAAGGTTTTGTTCAAATCGCTAAAATTTTTGAAGAAACCGCAAACAATGAAAAAGAACATGCCAAAATGTGGTTCAAAGAATTGCATGGTGGTGAAGTGCCTGCTACCGCGGCCAACTTGTTAGATGCCGCTCAGGGCGAAAATTATGAATGGACCGATATGTATGCCGGTTTCGCCGCTACTGCCAAAGAAGAAGGTTTTACTCGTATTGCTGCTTTGTTTGAGTTGGTAGGTAAAATTGAAAAATCTCATGAAGAACGCTATCGCAAATTGCTGAAAAATATCGAAACTAACGAAGTATTTAGAAAGGCCGGTATCGTAATGTGGGAATGCTCTAACTGCGGACATATTCACATCGGCGAAGAAGCCCCCGGCATTTGCCCGGTGTGTGCGCACCCGCAAGCTTACTTTATGGTACGCCCTGAAAATTATTAAGCTGATTGCTTATAATGTATCAAAAAACGGAAAGGAACTATCCTTTCCGTTTTTTTCAATTTTGTCTACACAAAAACATTACTGAGAATTAATCCCTCTTAGCCGATAATTTCCCCCAAACACGATTCTTTACACAAACCCGATACTTGGTAACGGGTTTGTTGGCATATAATGGGTCTTTAGACCCGTAAAGATGCTGGGCCTTTTTTCTGCTAGGTTTTCCGTCAGAATTTTCATATAATAAAAAAAAGACAGTACGGGATGTGAAAAATGATAAAAAAAGGCATTGCTTTACTTCTAAGTATCTTGCTGCTCCATAATATGGTGCTGCCCGCTTATGCACAAGCAGCACAAAGTGCGGCAATGCGACGTATGCCCTTTGAGGCAAGTGCTATCCCAGCGTTACCTACGGATGCGGTCAGCCGTGCGGTGGAGCAGGCACAATTTGAACGTTATAAACAAGTTAAAAATCTCGAATATGAAATATGGGAGAGAAACTTTGGGGATTTATCGCGGGAAATAGATGAAGTAGTAGATCTGTTGACGAAAGATGATGATAACAAGACTAACTATGACTATTTTAGAGAAGCGTACATAACGCAATTAAATGAGAGCTATGAAAAAGAAAAAGCAAAGATAGATAAAGAGTTGAAAAACTTAGACGAGGAGTATAGTCGTTTGCGTAAACGGGAAGCAATAGCGGATCTTTGTGAAGAAGCGGAAAACAAAGCATCCTGTGAATTGGCATATCGAAATTTATTAATAGAAATGTATGAAACCGGCAAAGCAGAAATACAGGAAGCCAAATTTGAATTGGACAACTGGTATAGCACACAGAGCCGGGAGCAAGCGATGCAAGCGGCTTACAAGAAAGTAGGGGCCAAATTTGACAAAGAATTAGAGAAACTGAAAGAGCAGCAAGATGATAGTAATTTTGAAGCGGGTAAGGCCTATATTCAAGGATTAGGCAGCCGTATCCATGCCCAAAAGTACACAGCGGCAGTTGAAGAAGTATATCCTTTATTTCATAGCATTGGGGCCTTGAAGGAAGCCGATCGGGCATGGGGCGCTCAGGTATTACGCCAAGAAATAGCGAATGAAAAATCATATTGTAAAAAGGTTGACTTTAAAACTCGTTTTCACGGTGCTGAACAAGAACAACAGGGAAAATGCAATGGTGCAATTTCCGCAGCGGGTGCTTTAACGATCATAGGGAAAGGACAAGAGGATAAAGATGCTTTATTTG from Elusimicrobiaceae bacterium includes:
- a CDS encoding aminoacetone oxidase family FAD-binding enzyme, whose translation is MAQNPHSSTWHTVIIGAGASGLFCAGSFSSPKLVIEHNPRAGRKLSITGGGKCNITHRQISAQDYYSKHKHFCHHALAAFPPDKLLALLQQNNIPYIEKEDGRIVTQRATEVTAWLLRRAKANHTSFLFNTQVLQILAEPEQFCLLTSNGKIYARHVVLACGGMSYPQLGATSLAWKIAPQLDLQTVSPRPALVGLRADTTWRPIFRELTGNSLSVKITLDKHIEQGNLLFTHQGISGPAVLQTSLYWEEGKKLSINFVPRIDVCTFLQDHKQKNVLFSKLLSPYIPTKIAATLLQELDQSASNTTKSVLIAAAKRLQHFDFIPAGTMGYTQAEVTAGGIEVSQFDPNTLQCKKQNGLFVIGEALDVTGRVGGYNLHWAWASAQAVANSFNNS
- a CDS encoding rubrerythrin family protein; the encoded protein is MELKGSKTEKNLMTAFAGESQARNKYTYYASKAKKEGFVQIAKIFEETANNEKEHAKMWFKELHGGEVPATAANLLDAAQGENYEWTDMYAGFAATAKEEGFTRIAALFELVGKIEKSHEERYRKLLKNIETNEVFRKAGIVMWECSNCGHIHIGEEAPGICPVCAHPQAYFMVRPENY